One genomic segment of Mycolicibacterium gilvum includes these proteins:
- a CDS encoding MFS transporter has protein sequence MTGPRRDPRDPDGQQGGRYYPPRPPAGEHPGMANYPSDPQTRPGNRRPGRPYSPGQAGNRWLPPLDDDPRRAGRDYDSRYHDAPSAAGGEKVTVTRAAAQRSREMGSKVYGMVHRAATADGADKSGLTALTWPVVANFAVDAAMAVALANTLFFAAASGESKGKVALYLLITIAPFAVIAPLIGPALDRLQHGRRVALAASFVLRTVLAVVLIANFDSATGSFPSWVLYPCALGMMVLSKSFSVLRSAVTPRVLPPSIDLVRVNSRLTTFGLLGGTMIGGGIAAAAEYGFQLFQMPGALYVVVAVTVAGAVLAMRIPKWVEVTEGEVPATLSYHGATEMLPREPAAATGRARQPLGRNIITSLWGNCTVKVMVGFLFLYPAFVAKAHDASGWEQLRILGMIGAAAAIGNFGGNFTAARLKLGHPARLVVRCAIAVTVVALATALTGNLFVAAAATLVTSAASAIAKASLDASIQDDLPEESRASGFGRSESLLQLAWVAGGATGVLIYTELYAGFTAITAILILGLAQTVLSYRGESLVPGLGGNRPVHAEQEGVRTDAVVTRE, from the coding sequence GTGACCGGACCGCGGCGTGACCCCCGGGACCCTGACGGTCAGCAGGGTGGACGCTACTACCCGCCGCGCCCACCTGCGGGAGAACATCCGGGGATGGCGAACTACCCGAGCGACCCGCAGACGCGCCCGGGTAACCGCAGACCGGGCCGTCCCTACTCGCCGGGCCAGGCAGGCAACCGATGGCTGCCTCCGCTGGACGACGACCCCCGCCGCGCAGGCCGCGACTACGACAGCCGCTACCACGACGCCCCGAGCGCCGCGGGCGGCGAGAAGGTCACCGTCACCCGCGCCGCCGCGCAACGCAGCCGCGAGATGGGTTCGAAGGTCTACGGAATGGTGCACCGGGCCGCGACCGCGGACGGCGCCGACAAATCCGGGCTCACCGCGCTGACGTGGCCGGTGGTCGCGAACTTCGCGGTCGACGCCGCGATGGCGGTGGCGCTGGCCAACACGCTGTTCTTCGCGGCCGCCTCGGGCGAGAGCAAGGGCAAGGTCGCGCTGTACCTGCTCATCACGATCGCACCGTTCGCCGTGATCGCGCCGCTGATCGGCCCCGCGCTGGACCGGCTGCAGCACGGCAGGCGGGTCGCGCTGGCCGCGTCGTTCGTCCTGCGCACGGTGCTGGCCGTGGTGCTGATCGCCAACTTCGACAGCGCGACGGGCAGCTTTCCGTCCTGGGTGCTCTACCCGTGTGCGCTCGGCATGATGGTGCTGTCCAAATCGTTCTCGGTGCTGCGTAGCGCCGTCACTCCCCGCGTACTGCCCCCGAGCATCGACCTCGTGCGGGTCAACTCCCGGCTGACCACGTTCGGACTGTTGGGCGGCACGATGATCGGCGGCGGGATCGCCGCGGCCGCCGAGTACGGCTTCCAGCTGTTCCAGATGCCGGGTGCACTGTATGTCGTCGTGGCGGTGACGGTCGCGGGGGCGGTGCTGGCGATGCGCATCCCGAAGTGGGTCGAGGTCACCGAGGGTGAGGTGCCTGCCACGCTGAGCTATCACGGCGCCACCGAAATGCTGCCTCGTGAACCCGCCGCCGCCACGGGCAGGGCCCGCCAGCCGCTCGGCCGCAACATCATCACCTCGTTGTGGGGCAATTGCACCGTCAAGGTGATGGTCGGATTCCTGTTCCTCTACCCGGCGTTCGTCGCCAAGGCCCACGACGCGAGCGGCTGGGAGCAGTTGCGCATCCTCGGGATGATCGGCGCGGCCGCGGCCATCGGGAACTTCGGGGGCAATTTCACCGCTGCCCGTCTCAAACTCGGGCACCCGGCGCGTCTGGTGGTGCGGTGTGCGATCGCGGTGACCGTCGTCGCGCTGGCCACGGCACTGACGGGCAATCTGTTCGTGGCCGCGGCGGCGACGCTGGTGACCTCGGCCGCCAGCGCGATCGCCAAGGCGTCGCTGGATGCGTCGATACAGGACGACCTGCCCGAGGAGTCGAGAGCGTCGGGATTCGGGCGCTCGGAGTCGCTGCTGCAGCTGGCGTGGGTGGCGGGCGGCGCGACGGGCGTGCTGATCTACACCGAGCTCTACGCGGGGTTCACCGCGATCACCGCGATCCTGATCCTGGGTCTCGCGCAGACGGTGCTGAGCTATCGTGGCGAGTCGCTGGTGCCGGGGCTCGGCGGTAACCGCCCCGTGCACGCCGAGCAGGAAGGTGTACGGACGGATGCGGTGGTGACCCGCGAGTGA
- a CDS encoding DUF2771 domain-containing protein — MKRLVAVLAAVALLASIGTGVLVWQLSRDHGPGYPEISAFSHGNLTRVGPYRYCQVFNPTDCAVPAEQGELAVDARHPVQLSIPSAISRAPWVLLRAYTDDDIVEIVPPHTRLAVTIPTEDPERGRLTGIAVQLPTWVRDEAGNEFPVPHAEWAVQTVWPDEPAGDPQPAE, encoded by the coding sequence GTGAAACGTCTTGTCGCAGTGCTGGCGGCGGTCGCTCTGCTCGCGTCGATCGGTACCGGCGTGCTGGTCTGGCAGCTGTCCCGCGACCACGGCCCCGGCTACCCGGAGATCTCGGCCTTCTCGCACGGCAATCTGACGCGGGTCGGCCCCTACCGCTACTGCCAGGTGTTCAATCCGACCGACTGTGCCGTTCCCGCCGAGCAGGGCGAGCTCGCGGTCGACGCCCGCCATCCCGTGCAGCTGTCCATCCCGTCGGCAATCTCGCGCGCACCGTGGGTGTTGCTGCGCGCCTACACCGACGACGACATCGTCGAGATCGTTCCGCCGCACACCCGCCTGGCGGTGACGATCCCGACCGAAGACCCCGAGCGCGGACGACTCACCGGCATCGCGGTGCAGCTTCCGACGTGGGTGCGCGACGAGGCCGGCAATGAATTCCCCGTGCCGCACGCGGAGTGGGCGGTCCAGACGGTCTGGCCGGACGAACCGGCGGGTGATCCTCAGCCCGCTGAGTGA
- a CDS encoding DUF2530 domain-containing protein translates to MNADTEPQPPPLPAALLAPWPVIVVITCGWVVAALLAFTVDGLHDWRPITVAGLGVGVLGTSIFLWQRHSARRGHRGAQRGLN, encoded by the coding sequence ATGAACGCCGACACCGAGCCTCAGCCGCCCCCGCTCCCCGCGGCGCTGCTCGCGCCGTGGCCGGTCATCGTGGTCATCACGTGCGGCTGGGTGGTCGCCGCACTGCTCGCGTTCACCGTCGACGGGCTCCACGACTGGCGGCCGATCACCGTCGCGGGGCTGGGCGTCGGCGTGCTTGGCACATCGATCTTTCTGTGGCAACGTCACTCCGCGCGTCGGGGCCACCGAGGCGCCCAGCGCGGCTTGAACTGA
- a CDS encoding SRPBCC family protein, giving the protein MAAPILQAEIDINAPVSKVWELVADLKKMSQWSPQCRVMKPLGTLRPGTRTINLNRRGPLFWPTTCRITEFVPEQKLGFRVNENNTVWTYELEPTEAGTRLVETRHAENGTSAVSNFLVGKFMGGVPSFEQELIEGMNASLQRIKAAAEK; this is encoded by the coding sequence ATGGCAGCACCGATTCTGCAGGCCGAGATCGACATCAACGCGCCGGTGTCGAAGGTGTGGGAGCTCGTCGCCGATCTGAAGAAGATGTCGCAGTGGAGCCCGCAGTGCCGCGTGATGAAGCCGCTCGGGACACTGCGCCCGGGTACGCGGACGATCAACCTCAACCGGCGCGGTCCGCTCTTCTGGCCCACGACGTGCCGGATCACCGAGTTCGTGCCGGAGCAGAAGCTCGGATTCCGCGTCAACGAGAACAACACCGTGTGGACCTATGAGCTGGAGCCCACCGAGGCCGGCACCCGGCTCGTCGAGACGCGTCACGCCGAGAACGGCACCTCCGCCGTGTCGAACTTCCTCGTCGGAAAGTTCATGGGCGGGGTGCCCAGCTTCGAGCAGGAGCTGATCGAGGGTATGAACGCCTCGCTGCAGCGGATCAAGGCCGCCGCCGAGAAATAG
- a CDS encoding DUF3027 domain-containing protein: MTEPDQQADPTGVEPAPTPEPATPSPELEAVLLGAVDDARAAIVEFSGEDSVGEYLGAGFEDSTSATHRFLAELPGYRGWQWAVVVAACPGAGRATISEVVLVPGPTALLAPQWVPWEERVRPGDLSPGDLLAPPADDPRLAPGYAATGDPQIDEVAVEVGLGRRQVLSLWGRNDTAQRWHDGEYGPGSAMARATRRMCRDCGYYVPLGGALGVMFGVCANEYAADGHVVDAEFGCGAHSDTPAAAGTGSPLYDPYDDGVLDVVDRPQASGQPTESPAEVSEESSTESPVEAPAEAPAESPVETPAES; the protein is encoded by the coding sequence ATGACCGAACCCGATCAGCAGGCCGATCCCACGGGCGTGGAACCGGCGCCGACGCCTGAACCCGCGACCCCGTCGCCGGAACTGGAAGCCGTGCTGCTGGGCGCTGTCGACGACGCCCGCGCCGCGATCGTCGAGTTCAGCGGTGAGGACAGCGTGGGGGAGTACCTCGGCGCGGGGTTCGAGGATTCCACGTCGGCCACCCACCGTTTCCTCGCCGAACTACCGGGCTACCGCGGCTGGCAGTGGGCCGTCGTGGTCGCGGCGTGCCCCGGCGCCGGTCGCGCCACCATCAGCGAAGTCGTCCTCGTCCCCGGCCCGACCGCACTGCTGGCACCCCAGTGGGTGCCCTGGGAGGAGCGGGTCCGTCCGGGCGATCTGAGCCCCGGTGACCTGCTCGCCCCACCCGCCGACGACCCGCGCCTGGCGCCCGGGTACGCGGCCACCGGCGACCCGCAGATCGACGAGGTCGCCGTCGAGGTCGGACTCGGCCGCCGCCAGGTGCTCAGCCTGTGGGGCCGCAACGACACCGCCCAGCGCTGGCATGACGGCGAGTACGGACCCGGTTCGGCGATGGCGCGGGCGACGCGGCGGATGTGCCGCGACTGCGGCTACTACGTTCCGCTCGGTGGCGCGCTCGGAGTGATGTTCGGTGTGTGTGCCAATGAGTACGCCGCCGACGGGCACGTCGTCGACGCCGAATTCGGCTGCGGCGCACACTCGGACACCCCGGCGGCGGCGGGCACCGGTTCCCCGCTGTACGACCCGTACGACGACGGGGTGCTCGACGTGGTGGATCGTCCGCAGGCGTCCGGCCAGCCGACCGAATCCCCCGCGGAGGTTTCGGAAGAGTCTTCGACCGAATCCCCGGTCGAGGCCCCGGCGGAGGCCCCTGCCGAATCCCCCGTGGAGACCCCGGCCGAATCCTAG
- a CDS encoding glutathione S-transferase family protein produces the protein MSYVADSSASDGEFNRDTDYITTRITADGRDGYPVEAGRYRLVVARACPWANRTIIVRRLLGLEDALSIGFCGPTHDERSWTFDLDPDAVDPVLGIHYLRDAYDKRVPDYPKGVTVPAIVEVETGQVVTNDFAQITLDFSTEWSAHHREGAPQLYPEPLRDEIDEVAQRIYTEVNNGVYRCGFAGSQRAYERAYDRLFTALDWLEDRLADQRYLVGDTITEADVRLFTTLARFDPVYHGHFKCNRSKLSEMPALWAYARDLFQTPGFGDTTDFVQIKQHYYIVHSDINPTGVVPKGPDLSNWLSPHGREALGGRPFGDGTAPGPTREGERVPEAHSAG, from the coding sequence ATGAGCTACGTGGCCGACTCCTCCGCGTCCGACGGTGAGTTCAACCGGGACACCGACTACATCACCACCCGGATCACCGCCGACGGCCGTGACGGTTACCCCGTCGAGGCGGGCCGGTACCGGCTGGTCGTGGCCAGGGCGTGTCCGTGGGCCAACCGGACGATCATCGTGCGACGCCTGCTGGGCCTCGAAGATGCTCTCTCCATCGGCTTTTGCGGCCCCACCCACGACGAGCGCAGCTGGACCTTCGATCTCGACCCGGACGCTGTCGACCCGGTGCTCGGAATCCACTACCTGCGCGATGCGTACGACAAGCGCGTCCCGGACTATCCGAAGGGCGTGACGGTCCCCGCGATCGTCGAGGTCGAAACCGGTCAGGTCGTCACCAACGACTTCGCGCAGATCACCCTGGACTTCTCGACGGAATGGTCGGCCCACCATCGCGAAGGGGCCCCGCAGCTCTACCCGGAGCCGCTGCGCGACGAGATCGACGAGGTGGCCCAGCGGATCTACACAGAGGTCAACAACGGTGTCTACCGGTGCGGCTTCGCCGGCTCACAGAGGGCCTACGAGAGGGCCTACGACCGGTTGTTCACCGCGCTCGACTGGTTGGAGGACCGGTTGGCCGACCAGCGATATCTGGTAGGGGACACGATCACCGAGGCCGACGTGCGGCTGTTCACGACCCTGGCCAGGTTCGACCCGGTGTATCACGGGCATTTCAAGTGCAACCGGAGCAAGCTCTCCGAGATGCCGGCGCTGTGGGCCTACGCCCGTGACCTGTTCCAGACGCCGGGCTTCGGGGACACCACCGACTTCGTCCAGATCAAGCAGCACTACTACATCGTCCACTCCGACATTAATCCGACGGGCGTCGTCCCGAAGGGGCCCGACCTGTCGAACTGGCTGAGCCCGCACGGCCGCGAAGCGCTGGGCGGTAGGCCCTTCGGAGACGGGACTGCTCCCGGCCCGACGCGCGAGGGTGAACGCGTGCCCGAGGCTCACTCAGCGGGCTGA